One window from the genome of Bacteroidota bacterium encodes:
- a CDS encoding helix-turn-helix transcriptional regulator, with amino-acid sequence MIIDGKEYEYEIGGETYYCALDVTMSFIGGKWKTIVLWYLRKGNKRFGELKKLIPPITEKMLSLQLKELERDNIVKRTIYPEVPPRVEYELTEEGKTLLPLLEEIAAWGRRKGSLEGVVREVKR; translated from the coding sequence ATGATTATTGACGGTAAAGAGTACGAATATGAGATTGGTGGAGAGACCTATTACTGTGCGCTGGATGTGACTATGAGTTTTATAGGGGGCAAATGGAAAACTATTGTGCTTTGGTATTTGCGCAAGGGCAACAAACGGTTTGGTGAATTGAAAAAGCTGATACCACCGATTACTGAAAAGATGCTGAGCCTGCAATTAAAAGAGCTTGAACGGGACAATATTGTGAAGCGGACTATTTATCCGGAAGTGCCGCCAAGGGTAGAGTATGAATTGACCGAGGAAGGAAAAACTTTATTGCCCCTGTTAGAAGAAATAGCGGCATGGGGTAGGCGCAAAGGTAGCCTTGAAGGGGTAGTACGCGAGGTGAAAAGGTAA
- a CDS encoding DUF2892 domain-containing protein, with product MKRNMSNTDRVIRLIVAAVIAGLYFSGTVTGTLGLVLIILAAVFTLTSIISFCPLYTIFGISTCAVKK from the coding sequence ATGAAAAGAAACATGAGTAATACTGACAGGGTTATCCGCTTGATTGTTGCGGCTGTAATAGCCGGCTTATACTTTAGCGGAACAGTTACAGGCACATTAGGACTTGTATTAATAATATTGGCTGCTGTTTTCACCCTAACTTCAATTATCAGTTTTTGTCCGCTCTATACCATTTTCGGCATCAGTACTTGTGCCGTTAAGAAATAA
- a CDS encoding helix-turn-helix domain-containing protein, whose protein sequence is MFSITNRHKHSIYKPGTDQIAFTLADSVVEMDGQNSKPAFFELYTVLWVQSGEGEVKVDFGKYVLKPGTLMFLMPYQPFVIEKGKRFEATVLEFSSEFFCIEKHRHEVSCNGVLFNGIYGPPFLYADTALETELQQVVNAMTTELDKGGLAQEEMLFSYLKIFLIRASRAKMLTINGEVKDETRSDNSVLINFQDLVEGNFTKEHGVAYYADKLFIQPNTLSKLTKRFYGKSPGQVIKERVMVEAKRMLYLTQSSVKEISYGLGFDDPAYFNRFFKKWAQITPEEYRQRQR, encoded by the coding sequence ATGTTTTCCATTACCAACCGTCATAAACATAGTATATATAAACCCGGTACCGACCAAATTGCTTTTACACTGGCTGATAGTGTAGTAGAGATGGACGGACAAAACAGTAAACCTGCTTTTTTTGAGTTGTACACTGTTTTGTGGGTGCAGAGTGGGGAAGGGGAGGTGAAGGTTGATTTTGGGAAGTATGTTTTGAAACCCGGTACGCTGATGTTTTTGATGCCCTATCAACCTTTTGTAATTGAAAAGGGAAAGAGGTTTGAGGCTACCGTGCTGGAGTTTTCGTCAGAGTTTTTTTGTATTGAGAAACACCGACACGAGGTATCGTGCAACGGGGTATTGTTTAATGGTATTTACGGCCCTCCGTTTTTATATGCCGATACTGCACTTGAAACTGAATTGCAACAGGTTGTAAATGCCATGACCACTGAGCTTGACAAAGGGGGCTTAGCACAGGAAGAGATGTTGTTTTCTTACCTGAAGATATTTTTGATTAGAGCCAGCAGGGCAAAAATGCTGACCATTAACGGGGAAGTGAAAGACGAAACCCGCAGCGATAATTCGGTGCTTATCAATTTTCAGGATTTGGTAGAGGGCAACTTTACCAAAGAGCACGGGGTGGCTTATTATGCTGATAAGTTGTTTATACAACCCAATACATTATCAAAACTTACCAAACGGTTTTACGGTAAAAGCCCAGGGCAGGTAATTAAAGAACGGGTAATGGTGGAAGCTAAACGGATGCTGTACCTTACGCAAAGCAGCGTGAAGGAAATTTCGTACGGATTGGGTTTTGACGACCCTGCCTATTTTAACCGTTTCTTTAAAAAGTGGGCGCAAATAACCCCCGAAGAATACCGCCAACGCCAACGCTGA
- a CDS encoding tRNA-(ms[2]io[6]A)-hydroxylase, whose product MKLSIDLACTSSPEWVQTVMNDFDSFLQDHANCERKASNMALSLIAKYPDRLEIIPELIETAVEELEHFRDVYAMMQERGLPLAKELTPDMYVNQLLTLLRTSSMERFMDRLLLGSVIECRGAERFKLVWEALPDGDLKKFYHRLWASEAKHGNIFVKMALNYFDETIVYKRLDELMQAEAAILQSLPLKAALH is encoded by the coding sequence ATGAAACTTAGTATCGACCTTGCCTGCACAAGCAGCCCCGAATGGGTGCAAACGGTAATGAACGATTTTGACAGCTTTTTGCAAGACCACGCAAACTGCGAACGCAAAGCCAGCAATATGGCGTTGAGCTTGATTGCTAAATACCCCGACCGTTTGGAGATTATACCTGAGTTGATTGAAACTGCGGTAGAGGAGCTTGAACATTTCAGGGATGTCTATGCAATGATGCAAGAGCGGGGATTGCCGCTTGCAAAAGAATTGACTCCTGATATGTACGTGAACCAATTACTAACCTTATTGCGCACAAGCAGCATGGAACGTTTTATGGACCGCTTGCTATTGGGAAGCGTAATAGAATGCCGCGGAGCTGAGCGGTTTAAACTAGTATGGGAAGCTTTGCCCGATGGCGATTTGAAGAAATTTTACCATAGGCTGTGGGCCAGTGAGGCCAAACACGGCAATATTTTTGTGAAAATGGCCTTGAATTATTTTGACGAGACCATTGTTTACAAACGGTTAGATGAATTGATGCAGGCCGAGGCTGCAATTTTGCAATCGTTGCCATTAAAAGCAGCATTGCACTAA
- a CDS encoding outer membrane beta-barrel protein: protein MQGRIGIFILFLIFGSSAVAQSYTVEGTMQDSATRQPMIGVNIILTSFKDSTLKFYGVTNLDGKFAIKDVQQGGYRMHATSIGYNPYNRTIRVGESLKLGVLFMTEAMYEVSGAEVVERLPPAKVKGDTTEYNSQAFKTNPDATAEDLVKKMPGVTVENGQVKAQGEDVKKVLVDGKEFFGDDPSLALRNLPADMIDKVQVFDRSSDQAAFTGIDDGNAAKTINIITRKDRREGVFGRVYGGYGDKDRYSSGLSLNFMKNTHRLSIVGLSNNTNQQNFAAEDLLGIASTGGGGGGNRGGGRGMMGGGPSANFMVGQQKGISTTHSFGINYSGSLSKKVTLTGSYFFNNSVTENTQLLNRTYFIGGDSAQLYNENSSSTADNYNHRANFRLEYNIDSSNSIVFTPRASLQVNNNENKLTGKTQLQSELLLSDLLNNTASKQNGYNVSSDLLYRHKFAKQGRTISANITGGINEKKGKNSLFSNNNYYGPIFSSQLLDQRGISNTSGHNISGRLVYTEPLSKKTMLQFSYSPEITYSKTSKETNNFDTATDAYSYPDTSLSNRFNSTYAIQRGGIDFSYNVNEGTGFSVELEYQRAELKAAQTFPANNTISRPFDNFLPSASFRYKFSEKSNFRGRFRSSTSAPSVSQLQNLVNNSNPLLLSTGNPNLQQQYTRMLFGRLMFANPQKARNLFLMFMGQNIQDYIGTSTIIAANDTTVNGIALNRGSQLSMPVNLNGYYTVRSFLMYGLPAGFVKSNINSSTGIVYSRTPSLINGRRNIAQSTSLTQGITLSSNVSKELDFTLSYSANYNIVKNSIRPELNNNFFFHTAGGKVNWIVWKGWFVNTEATQTLYSGLTGGFNQNFLLWNAAMGKKFLKNNAGELKLSVFDILNQNNAIGRTVTETYVEDTRTQVLNRYFMLTFTYTIKHFKKGSSTDIPEQKSDMPFMPPGGAPGMRPPQH from the coding sequence ATGCAAGGTAGGATAGGGATTTTTATACTCTTTTTGATTTTTGGAAGCAGTGCCGTAGCTCAAAGCTACACGGTTGAGGGCACCATGCAGGATAGTGCTACACGCCAGCCTATGATTGGCGTAAACATTATTCTAACCTCTTTTAAGGATAGTACACTAAAATTTTACGGCGTAACAAATCTTGATGGCAAGTTTGCCATTAAAGATGTGCAACAAGGTGGCTACCGTATGCATGCTACCTCGATAGGCTACAACCCTTACAACCGAACAATTCGTGTGGGTGAGAGTTTGAAATTGGGTGTGCTTTTTATGACCGAAGCGATGTATGAAGTTTCAGGCGCTGAGGTGGTTGAACGACTACCGCCTGCCAAGGTAAAAGGAGACACTACCGAGTATAATTCACAAGCATTTAAAACCAACCCCGATGCTACTGCCGAAGATTTGGTGAAAAAAATGCCGGGGGTAACGGTTGAAAACGGCCAGGTAAAAGCCCAAGGCGAGGATGTGAAAAAAGTATTGGTGGACGGCAAGGAATTTTTTGGTGACGACCCTTCACTGGCTTTGCGTAACCTGCCTGCCGATATGATTGATAAAGTACAGGTGTTTGACCGCTCAAGCGACCAAGCAGCCTTTACAGGGATTGACGATGGCAATGCCGCAAAAACAATAAACATTATCACCCGCAAAGACCGCCGTGAAGGAGTTTTTGGCCGTGTGTACGGTGGCTATGGAGATAAAGACAGGTATAGCAGCGGTTTGAGTTTGAACTTTATGAAAAACACTCACCGCCTTTCAATTGTGGGGTTATCAAACAATACCAACCAACAAAACTTTGCTGCCGAAGACTTACTGGGTATTGCCAGTACAGGTGGCGGCGGAGGCGGTAATCGTGGCGGTGGTCGCGGTATGATGGGCGGCGGGCCAAGTGCCAACTTTATGGTAGGCCAGCAAAAAGGTATCAGCACCACCCACTCATTCGGGATTAACTACAGCGGTTCATTGTCAAAAAAAGTTACCCTTACCGGTAGTTATTTCTTTAACAACTCTGTAACCGAAAACACACAGTTGCTAAACCGTACTTATTTTATTGGCGGCGACAGTGCACAGTTGTATAACGAAAACAGCAGTTCTACCGCTGATAACTATAACCACCGTGCTAATTTCAGGTTAGAGTACAACATCGATTCATCAAACTCAATTGTATTTACTCCGCGCGCTAGCTTGCAAGTAAATAACAACGAGAATAAACTAACGGGTAAAACCCAACTGCAAAGCGAACTTTTACTAAGCGACCTGCTGAATAATACCGCCTCAAAACAAAACGGATACAATGTAAGCAGCGACCTTTTGTACCGACACAAGTTTGCCAAACAAGGCCGCACTATTTCGGCCAACATCACAGGCGGTATTAATGAGAAAAAGGGTAAAAATTCGCTGTTCTCAAACAACAACTATTACGGCCCTATTTTCAGCTCACAGTTACTAGACCAACGCGGTATAAGCAATACATCAGGCCATAATATTTCGGGCAGGTTGGTGTATACTGAGCCATTGAGTAAAAAAACGATGTTACAGTTTTCATACTCGCCTGAAATTACTTACTCTAAAACCTCAAAAGAGACTAACAACTTTGATACTGCAACCGATGCGTACAGCTACCCCGATACTTCACTTTCAAACAGGTTTAACAGCACTTATGCTATCCAACGCGGCGGAATTGATTTTAGCTACAACGTAAACGAGGGCACAGGTTTTTCTGTAGAGTTAGAATACCAACGAGCTGAGCTAAAAGCAGCTCAAACCTTCCCCGCAAATAATACCATCAGCCGTCCGTTTGACAACTTTTTGCCTTCGGCTTCATTCCGATATAAGTTTTCAGAAAAAAGCAACTTCCGCGGCAGGTTCCGCTCAAGCACCAGCGCACCATCGGTAAGCCAGTTGCAAAACCTTGTAAACAATAGCAACCCCCTACTACTAAGCACAGGTAACCCCAACCTGCAACAACAATACACACGTATGCTGTTTGGCCGCTTAATGTTTGCCAATCCGCAAAAAGCGCGCAACCTGTTTTTAATGTTTATGGGACAAAACATACAAGACTACATTGGTACATCAACTATCATTGCAGCCAACGATACTACCGTAAACGGCATTGCACTAAACAGAGGCAGCCAATTGAGTATGCCTGTTAACTTAAACGGATATTATACCGTACGTTCGTTTTTGATGTACGGCTTACCTGCGGGATTTGTAAAATCTAACATTAACAGCAGCACAGGCATTGTTTACTCACGTACTCCAAGCCTTATTAACGGCCGCCGGAATATTGCGCAATCAACTTCGCTAACACAAGGTATCACCCTTAGCAGTAATGTTAGTAAAGAGCTTGACTTTACCCTATCCTACTCTGCCAACTACAACATTGTTAAGAACTCCATCCGCCCTGAATTGAACAATAACTTCTTTTTCCATACCGCCGGCGGTAAGGTAAACTGGATTGTTTGGAAAGGTTGGTTTGTGAATACCGAAGCTACCCAAACCTTGTATAGCGGTTTAACAGGCGGCTTTAACCAAAACTTTTTGCTGTGGAACGCCGCAATGGGTAAAAAATTCCTGAAGAATAATGCGGGTGAACTGAAATTGAGCGTGTTTGACATTTTGAACCAAAACAACGCCATTGGTCGCACTGTAACTGAAACGTATGTAGAAGATACCCGCACACAGGTGCTAAACAGGTACTTTATGCTAACGTTTACCTACACCATCAAACACTTTAAGAAAGGTAGCAGTACCGATATACCCGAGCAAAAAAGCGATATGCCGTTTATGCCTCCCGGTGGTGCACCCGGTATGCGCCCACCACAGCATTAA
- a CDS encoding thermonuclease family protein, with the protein MLLWRNTLYRGIYVLILWPLYSTAANKRFTTLRMLFGRWIFKMILLTMRYFITALCFLVLIPLSAQKVTRVIDGDTYVLENGDKVRMIGINAPEMKTEFGDDAKEHLKSLIEGRTVELKSDKGNGDKDKYGRLLRYTILNGEDISLRMVCDGYAIVYTRFKFKKKQEYLECETTAKDNLLGVWGGAANNNTYQKKETKKAEPAQKIEEKTADQPQATETDPLEKATTYLILGVLCFVLLGILSIKRRRR; encoded by the coding sequence ATGCTTTTGTGGAGGAATACTCTGTACAGGGGGATATACGTTTTGATATTGTGGCCATTGTACTCAACAGCAGCAAACAAGAGGTTTACCACATTGAGGATGCTTTTTGGCCGATGGATTTTTAAGATGATATTATTGACTATGAGATATTTTATAACCGCGTTGTGTTTTTTGGTGTTGATTCCTTTAAGTGCCCAAAAGGTAACAAGGGTAATTGACGGTGATACGTATGTACTTGAAAACGGAGATAAGGTGCGTATGATTGGTATTAATGCCCCCGAAATGAAAACCGAGTTTGGGGATGATGCGAAGGAGCATTTGAAAAGTTTGATAGAAGGTCGTACGGTAGAATTGAAATCGGACAAGGGGAATGGTGATAAGGATAAATACGGGCGACTATTGCGCTATACGATACTGAACGGTGAAGACATCAGCCTGCGGATGGTGTGTGACGGATACGCAATAGTTTATACACGCTTTAAGTTTAAGAAGAAACAAGAGTACCTTGAGTGCGAAACAACCGCTAAGGATAACCTTTTAGGGGTTTGGGGCGGTGCCGCTAACAATAACACGTACCAAAAGAAAGAAACAAAAAAGGCCGAGCCTGCCCAAAAAATTGAAGAGAAAACAGCCGACCAACCCCAAGCTACCGAGACTGACCCATTAGAAAAAGCAACTACCTATCTTATTTTAGGGGTACTTTGCTTTGTATTGTTAGGAATACTTTCAATAAAACGGCGCAGACGCTAA
- a CDS encoding NADP oxidoreductase translates to MKIAVLGTGTVGATIGSKLIELGHEVKMGSRTATNEKALAWVEKNGAQASTGTFADAAAFGEMIVNCAKGIATLDILGMCGEENLNGKILIDIANLLDGSQGGLPVLSTCNTDSLGEQIQRAYPQVKVVKTLNTMWCGLMVNPRMLKDTHQVYMSGNDAVAKENVKTLLKSFGWMDEEILDLGDISTARGPEMFLPLWLRIYSATQNGAFNLKIVR, encoded by the coding sequence ATGAAAATTGCAGTGTTAGGAACCGGAACGGTAGGTGCTACCATAGGTTCAAAACTAATTGAGCTGGGCCATGAGGTAAAAATGGGCTCACGAACAGCTACCAACGAAAAAGCCCTTGCTTGGGTAGAAAAAAACGGTGCACAAGCAAGCACAGGTACTTTTGCTGATGCAGCTGCATTTGGCGAAATGATAGTTAATTGCGCAAAAGGGATTGCAACGCTTGACATTTTAGGGATGTGCGGCGAGGAAAACCTGAACGGCAAAATACTGATTGATATTGCTAACCTTTTAGACGGTTCGCAAGGCGGGCTACCTGTATTATCAACCTGCAATACCGATAGCTTGGGCGAACAAATACAACGTGCGTATCCGCAAGTGAAGGTGGTAAAAACCCTAAATACAATGTGGTGTGGCTTGATGGTAAACCCGCGTATGCTAAAAGACACCCATCAGGTGTATATGAGCGGAAATGACGCTGTTGCCAAAGAAAATGTAAAAACCCTATTAAAATCATTTGGCTGGATGGACGAGGAAATACTTGATTTAGGGGATATCAGCACAGCCCGCGGTCCTGAAATGTTTTTACCCCTGTGGCTGCGTATTTATTCGGCTACACAAAATGGTGCTTTTAACCTAAAAATTGTACGGTAA
- a CDS encoding YraN family protein — MADAPHIELGKQGEEIAVQHLISKGYEILHRNWRSGRSEVDIIARIGNDWVFVEVKTRETDYFGYPEEAVDKAKQKQLQKAANAFVEEYSVQGDIRFDIVAIVLNSSKQEVYHIEDAFWPMDF; from the coding sequence ATGGCTGATGCACCACACATAGAATTAGGCAAACAAGGGGAGGAGATTGCAGTACAGCATCTTATCAGCAAAGGGTATGAGATTTTGCACCGTAATTGGCGCAGTGGGCGGAGTGAGGTAGATATTATTGCCCGTATTGGTAACGATTGGGTGTTTGTGGAGGTGAAAACCCGCGAGACGGATTACTTCGGGTATCCCGAAGAGGCTGTTGACAAGGCTAAGCAAAAGCAACTGCAAAAAGCAGCCAATGCTTTTGTGGAGGAATACTCTGTACAGGGGGATATACGTTTTGATATTGTGGCCATTGTACTCAACAGCAGCAAACAAGAGGTTTACCACATTGAGGATGCTTTTTGGCCGATGGATTTTTAA
- a CDS encoding AAA family ATPase: MDFLNELNEPQRQAVENTDGPVMIIAGAGSGKTRVLTYRIAFLMAKGVDPFNILSLTFTNKAAKEMKERIAKLVGNEARNLWMGTFHSIFAKILRIEADKLGYPTNFTIYDTDDSKSLIKTILKEMGLDDKVYKPGMVLNRISSAKNSLITAQQYFNSPELVDYDHNTGKPKIAEIFLNYTQRCFRAGAMDFDDILLKTHELLNRFPDVVNKYQHKFRYVMVDEFQDTNHVQYAIVKKLSAVHQNLAVVGDDAQSIYAFRGATIKNILNLEKDYPELRVFKLEQNYRSTQTIVNAAGAVIANNKEQLKKNVWTSNEEGEKIKVLRATTDNEEGKMVAEGIFEEKMRYRRYNSDFAILYRTNAQSRPLEEALRKMNIPYKIYGGMSFYQRKEVKDLIAYLRMTINPSDEEALKRVINYPARGIGKTTIDRLVVLADQNQTSLWEIVNNCNNFPDLKGAISNLNDFKNMILSFTALAKKQNAYDVAVYIAKQTGLLKTLYEDKSVEGVSRYENLVALLNGVKEFTEDDTREEAKTIDVYMQDIALLTDADSEDENDMDRVKLMTIHAAKGLEFPVVYIVGLEENLFPSQLSLNSRQELEEERRLFYVAITRAETKLTLAFATSRFRFGSITYSEPSRFITEIDEKYLALDPRMLNIANTATVRPQTSGGYNFKAVNKPTSPQSKPTSTPSFTSSIKSQVLKPVSFTPDPNFTPDDTSNLEAGMKVIHQRFGPGDVLRVEGAGDNRKATILFKEAGEKQLVLKFAKLQIVG, from the coding sequence ATCGACTTTCTTAACGAATTGAACGAACCACAAAGGCAAGCGGTGGAAAACACCGACGGCCCTGTGATGATAATTGCCGGCGCAGGCTCAGGTAAAACCCGTGTGCTTACGTATCGTATTGCATTTTTGATGGCTAAAGGGGTTGACCCTTTCAACATTTTGTCGCTAACCTTTACCAATAAGGCTGCAAAAGAAATGAAGGAGCGTATTGCCAAATTAGTTGGCAATGAAGCACGCAACCTTTGGATGGGCACCTTCCACTCAATTTTTGCTAAAATATTGCGTATCGAAGCTGATAAACTAGGCTATCCTACCAATTTTACCATATACGATACTGATGATAGCAAAAGCCTGATTAAAACCATTTTGAAAGAAATGGGGCTGGATGATAAAGTATATAAACCCGGTATGGTGCTAAACCGTATCTCAAGCGCGAAAAACAGCTTAATTACTGCACAACAGTATTTCAATAGCCCTGAATTGGTTGATTATGACCACAACACAGGCAAACCTAAAATTGCTGAAATCTTTTTGAACTATACCCAGCGCTGCTTTAGGGCAGGTGCGATGGACTTTGACGATATCCTGCTAAAAACCCATGAATTACTGAATCGTTTCCCCGATGTGGTAAACAAATACCAGCACAAATTCAGGTATGTGATGGTGGATGAGTTTCAAGATACCAACCATGTGCAATATGCCATTGTTAAAAAGCTCTCTGCCGTTCACCAAAACCTTGCGGTGGTGGGTGATGATGCTCAAAGTATTTATGCGTTCCGTGGTGCTACCATTAAAAACATATTAAACCTTGAGAAGGACTACCCTGAATTAAGGGTTTTTAAACTTGAGCAGAACTACCGCAGTACCCAAACTATTGTGAATGCTGCGGGTGCAGTAATTGCCAATAACAAAGAGCAGCTGAAAAAGAATGTTTGGACGAGCAATGAAGAGGGTGAAAAAATAAAGGTACTACGCGCCACTACAGATAACGAAGAAGGCAAGATGGTAGCAGAGGGTATTTTTGAAGAGAAAATGCGCTACCGTCGCTACAATAGCGATTTTGCCATACTGTACCGTACCAATGCACAATCAAGGCCGCTGGAAGAAGCCTTGCGTAAAATGAATATTCCCTATAAAATTTATGGGGGTATGAGTTTTTACCAACGCAAAGAGGTGAAGGATTTGATTGCCTATTTGCGCATGACGATTAACCCAAGCGATGAAGAGGCGTTGAAACGGGTGATTAATTATCCTGCAAGGGGAATTGGGAAAACCACTATTGACCGTTTGGTGGTATTGGCCGACCAAAACCAAACCAGTTTGTGGGAGATAGTGAACAACTGCAACAACTTTCCCGATTTGAAGGGTGCTATCAGCAACCTGAACGATTTTAAAAACATGATTTTGAGCTTTACCGCACTGGCAAAAAAACAAAATGCCTATGATGTTGCGGTATATATAGCCAAGCAAACAGGGCTACTGAAAACCCTGTACGAAGATAAATCGGTAGAGGGGGTGAGCCGTTATGAGAACCTTGTGGCATTGCTGAACGGTGTAAAAGAATTTACGGAAGACGATACCCGCGAAGAAGCAAAAACTATTGACGTTTACATGCAGGACATTGCCTTGCTAACGGATGCCGATAGCGAGGATGAGAATGATATGGACCGTGTGAAGTTAATGACGATACACGCGGCCAAAGGTCTTGAGTTTCCTGTAGTATATATAGTGGGACTTGAGGAAAACCTTTTCCCTTCTCAACTATCCTTAAACAGCAGGCAGGAATTGGAAGAAGAACGCCGCTTGTTTTATGTAGCGATTACACGTGCCGAAACAAAACTTACGCTGGCTTTTGCCACCTCGCGTTTTAGGTTTGGCAGCATTACTTATTCTGAACCCAGCCGCTTTATTACCGAAATTGACGAGAAGTATCTCGCGCTTGACCCTCGGATGCTAAACATAGCAAACACTGCTACAGTAAGGCCGCAAACAAGCGGGGGCTATAACTTTAAAGCAGTAAACAAACCAACTTCACCCCAATCAAAACCTACCAGTACACCAAGTTTCACCTCAAGTATAAAATCACAGGTATTGAAACCTGTTTCATTTACTCCCGACCCAAATTTTACCCCCGATGATACCAGTAACTTGGAAGCGGGCATGAAGGTAATCCACCAGCGTTTTGGGCCCGGTGATGTATTACGTGTTGAAGGTGCCGGTGATAACCGCAAAGCCACTATCTTATTCAAAGAAGCAGGTGAAAAACAATTGGTACTAAAGTTTGCAAAGCTGCAAATTGTGGGGTAA